A part of Denitratisoma oestradiolicum genomic DNA contains:
- a CDS encoding nuclear transport factor 2 family protein has product MTDLAQELLQLKRDIQILKDIEAIRNVKHKYFRCVDTGNIDEAVELFHPEVRVHFIGGTYEWTLNGRDEYVETLAKNFNAMTVAQHNGHHPEITVLSETEASGIWYLHDIFWNMKFKACTVGTALYRDRYRKNAEGHWQIIESTYERIYEILEKPVEPPNLTVHMLGRTGRPAPSRSDKQ; this is encoded by the coding sequence ATGACCGACCTGGCACAGGAACTTTTGCAACTCAAACGGGATATCCAGATCCTCAAGGATATCGAAGCCATCCGCAACGTGAAACACAAGTATTTCCGTTGCGTGGATACGGGCAATATCGACGAGGCGGTCGAGCTGTTCCATCCCGAGGTGCGGGTCCATTTCATCGGCGGCACCTACGAATGGACCCTCAACGGCCGCGATGAGTATGTGGAGACCCTGGCCAAGAACTTCAACGCGATGACCGTGGCCCAGCACAACGGCCACCATCCGGAGATCACCGTGCTGAGCGAGACCGAGGCCAGCGGCATCTGGTATCTGCACGACATCTTCTGGAACATGAAGTTCAAGGCCTGCACGGTCGGCACCGCCCTCTATCGGGACCGATACCGCAAGAATGCGGAGGGCCACTGGCAGATCATCGAGAGCACCTATGAGCGCATCTACGAGATCCTGGAGAAGCCCGTGGAGCCCCCCAACCTGACGGTGCACATGCTGGGCAGGACCGGCCGGCCGGCGCCCAGCCGTTCCGACAAGCAATAG
- a CDS encoding nuclear transport factor 2 family protein, translating to MTDITQELAQIKRDIQVLKDTEAVRNVKHAYFRCVDTANMAELQDLFHPEVRVHFKGGTYEWVLNNRAEYLEAIANGFHSEAVGQHNGHHPEIKILSETEATGTWYLHDIFWNMDEKKRTNGTALYQDKYLKTDGRWQIIESTYERIYEIIDYDILPQNLTVHVLGKTGRKLKPA from the coding sequence ATGACAGACATTACCCAGGAACTGGCGCAGATCAAGCGGGATATCCAGGTACTCAAGGACACCGAGGCCGTCCGCAACGTCAAGCACGCCTATTTCCGCTGCGTGGATACCGCCAACATGGCCGAGCTGCAGGATCTCTTCCACCCGGAGGTGAGAGTCCATTTCAAAGGCGGTACCTACGAATGGGTACTCAACAACCGCGCCGAATACCTGGAGGCCATCGCCAACGGCTTCCACTCCGAGGCGGTGGGCCAGCACAATGGCCACCACCCGGAGATCAAGATCCTCAGTGAGACCGAGGCCACCGGCACCTGGTATCTGCACGACATCTTCTGGAATATGGACGAGAAGAAACGCACCAATGGCACGGCGCTCTACCAGGACAAATACCTCAAGACCGATGGCCGCTGGCAGATCATCGAATCCACCTACGAACGGATCTACGAGATCATCGACTACGACATCCTGCCGCAAAACCTGACGGTGCATGTGCTGGGCAAGACCGGGCGTAAACTCAAGCCGGCCTGA
- a CDS encoding LLM class flavin-dependent oxidoreductase: MRFVLELGFSHYSEFVPLAKAADEAGWSAVAMPDSLFFPKLSESDYPYADTEAIRQYIGGTPFIEPFIAMASMAAVTRNIKMYPGVMKVPVRQPLVLAKLLTSLAVMSDNRLMLGAGLSPWKEDFTYNGVDFEKRGKLMDECIAIIRGCMSGEYFEFHSENYDFGPLKMNPVPTRPIPILIGGHAKVALKRAARSGDGWVSANTDYETLEKLIVELNQYREEFGTRNREDFQIHGLEFSARTIPDFQRLAAMGVTDAGLIPWDVTNPKLDLQGRLDAVRRFGDEIIAKIA; the protein is encoded by the coding sequence ATGCGTTTCGTCCTCGAACTCGGCTTCAGCCACTATAGCGAATTTGTCCCCCTGGCCAAGGCAGCAGATGAAGCAGGCTGGAGCGCAGTGGCCATGCCCGACAGCCTGTTCTTTCCCAAGCTGTCGGAATCGGACTATCCCTACGCCGATACCGAAGCCATCCGTCAGTACATCGGCGGCACGCCCTTCATCGAGCCGTTCATTGCCATGGCCTCCATGGCGGCGGTGACCCGGAACATCAAGATGTACCCCGGCGTGATGAAAGTGCCGGTGCGCCAGCCCCTGGTGCTGGCCAAGCTGCTGACCTCCCTGGCAGTGATGTCCGACAACCGGCTGATGCTGGGGGCTGGCCTTTCCCCCTGGAAGGAGGACTTCACCTACAACGGCGTGGATTTCGAGAAGCGCGGCAAGCTGATGGACGAGTGCATCGCCATCATCCGCGGCTGCATGAGCGGGGAATATTTCGAGTTCCACAGCGAGAACTACGACTTCGGCCCCCTCAAGATGAATCCGGTGCCCACCCGGCCGATCCCCATCCTGATCGGCGGCCATGCCAAGGTGGCCCTGAAGCGTGCAGCCCGCAGCGGCGACGGCTGGGTCTCGGCCAACACCGATTACGAAACCCTGGAGAAGCTGATCGTCGAGCTGAACCAGTACCGGGAGGAGTTCGGTACCCGCAACCGGGAAGACTTCCAGATCCACGGACTGGAGTTCTCCGCCCGCACCATTCCCGATTTCCAGCGCCTCGCCGCCATGGGCGTCACCGACGCGGGCCTGATTCCCTGGGATGTGACCAACCCCAAACTGGACTTGCAGGGCCGGCTCGATGCGGTACGCCGTTTCGGCGACGAGATCATCGCCAAGATAGCCTGA
- a CDS encoding phytochelatin synthase family protein encodes MKSLLIAPLLLWLLLGHAAEPLFLDSPAGTERLLHTEAPGAYFKLQPHLESQQNLAFCGPASIAAVLNSLGVPRPEDPHRRPFAYFTQDNIFTSASEAVKRRDQVANRGMTLDEMANFLQALGVRARAYHADQLDLAGVRALVRDAMASPGSRIIVNYDRRMLNQMGAGHQSPLGAYDPASDSVLILDVAKFKYPPTWISLADLLRAMDTLDPDSGKRRGMVVVESHIQP; translated from the coding sequence ATGAAATCACTACTGATTGCCCCCCTGTTGCTTTGGCTGCTCCTTGGGCACGCCGCCGAACCCCTGTTCCTGGACAGCCCGGCCGGCACCGAGCGGCTGTTGCATACCGAAGCGCCCGGCGCCTATTTCAAGCTCCAGCCCCATCTGGAGAGCCAGCAGAACCTGGCCTTCTGCGGCCCGGCCAGCATCGCGGCGGTGCTCAACAGCCTGGGTGTACCGCGCCCCGAGGATCCGCACCGCCGACCCTTTGCCTATTTCACCCAGGACAATATCTTTACCTCGGCCAGCGAAGCGGTGAAACGCCGCGACCAGGTGGCCAACCGGGGCATGACCCTGGACGAGATGGCGAACTTCCTCCAGGCCCTGGGCGTAAGGGCCAGGGCTTACCACGCCGACCAGCTGGACCTGGCAGGTGTGCGGGCCCTGGTGAGGGATGCCATGGCATCCCCGGGGAGCAGAATCATCGTCAACTACGACCGCCGGATGCTGAATCAGATGGGCGCCGGGCACCAGTCGCCCCTGGGAGCCTACGATCCTGCCAGCGATTCGGTGCTGATCCTGGACGTGGCCAAGTTCAAGTATCCGCCCACCTGGATCAGTCTGGCTGATCTGCTGCGGGCCATGGATACCCTGGACCCGGACTCGGGGAAGCGGCGAGGAATGGTGGTGGTGGAAAGCCATATACAGCCCTAG
- a CDS encoding type I secretion system permease/ATPase yields the protein MKKLLAPRSELFEALLAYRRVFWSAGLFSFFINLLYLVPSIYMLQVYDRVLASRSSMTLLMLTLIMLGLYVLMSLIEYVRSKLLVRVGNALDAKLSPRVFSAAFERNLVKVGGNPGQALGDLANVRQFLTGNGLFAFFDAPWAPIYLVVVFFLHPLLGLFSLIGAIILFGLAYVTETATRKPLAEANGAAIAASNCANSNLRNAEVIQAMGMLPHIRRRWARYQTDMLTLQSQASDRAGIINAGTKFCRMSLQSGILGLGALLAIDNTITPGAMIAASILMGRALAPVELAIGTWKQLISVRAAYQRLDDLLTAFPERLSGMSLPKPLGAISVENLLAGAPSGGPPILKGVNLSISAGEVVGVIGPSASGKSTLARLLVGIWPPQAGKVRLDGMDVYLWNKVELGPSIGYLPQDVELFDGTIAENIARFGEVDSQQVIAAAQKAGVHDMILRLPRGYDTSIGEAGGMLSGGQRQRVGLARSLYGDPSVVILDEPNSNLDDAGEAALVRAVLDLKQRGKTVILITHRTSVLAVVDKLLLMREGTPQLYGPRDEVLRALQQAQQQAQQQVQQSNPTPATI from the coding sequence ATGAAAAAACTTCTCGCGCCCCGCTCCGAGCTCTTCGAGGCACTGCTGGCCTATCGCCGTGTCTTCTGGAGCGCAGGTCTGTTCAGCTTTTTCATCAACCTGCTGTATCTGGTTCCCTCCATTTACATGCTCCAGGTCTATGACCGGGTGCTGGCCAGCCGCAGCTCCATGACCCTGCTGATGCTGACCCTGATCATGCTGGGCCTGTACGTGCTGATGAGCCTGATTGAATATGTGCGCAGCAAGCTGCTGGTGCGGGTCGGCAATGCCCTGGACGCCAAGCTGAGTCCCCGGGTATTTTCTGCGGCCTTCGAGCGCAATCTGGTCAAGGTGGGGGGTAATCCGGGCCAAGCCCTGGGGGATCTGGCCAATGTGCGCCAGTTCCTCACCGGCAACGGCCTCTTCGCGTTCTTTGACGCACCCTGGGCGCCCATCTACCTGGTGGTGGTGTTTTTCCTGCATCCCTTGCTTGGACTGTTTTCCCTGATCGGGGCCATCATTCTCTTTGGCCTGGCCTACGTCACCGAAACCGCCACCCGCAAGCCCCTGGCCGAGGCCAATGGTGCTGCCATCGCCGCCAGCAACTGCGCCAACAGCAACCTGCGCAATGCCGAAGTGATCCAGGCCATGGGCATGCTGCCCCATATTCGTCGGCGCTGGGCCCGTTATCAGACCGACATGCTCACCCTGCAAAGTCAGGCCAGCGACCGGGCCGGCATCATCAATGCGGGTACCAAGTTCTGCCGCATGTCCCTGCAATCAGGCATTCTTGGCCTGGGTGCCCTGCTGGCCATCGACAACACCATCACTCCCGGCGCCATGATCGCGGCCTCCATCCTGATGGGTCGCGCCCTGGCCCCGGTGGAACTGGCCATCGGTACCTGGAAACAACTCATCTCCGTGCGTGCCGCCTATCAGCGCCTGGATGATCTCCTGACCGCCTTCCCCGAGCGCCTGTCCGGCATGTCCCTGCCCAAGCCCCTGGGGGCCATCAGCGTGGAGAACCTGCTTGCCGGCGCTCCCAGCGGCGGTCCTCCGATCCTGAAGGGCGTCAACCTCTCCATCAGTGCCGGCGAAGTGGTGGGGGTCATCGGCCCCAGCGCCTCCGGCAAGTCCACCCTGGCCCGCCTGCTGGTGGGCATCTGGCCACCTCAGGCCGGCAAGGTGCGTCTGGACGGCATGGACGTCTATCTTTGGAATAAGGTGGAACTGGGCCCCTCTATCGGTTATCTGCCCCAGGATGTGGAACTCTTTGACGGCACCATCGCCGAGAATATCGCTCGCTTCGGCGAGGTGGATTCCCAGCAGGTGATCGCCGCCGCCCAGAAGGCCGGCGTCCATGACATGATCCTGCGTCTGCCCAGGGGCTACGACACCTCCATCGGCGAGGCCGGCGGCATGCTGTCCGGCGGGCAGCGCCAGCGGGTGGGCCTGGCCCGCTCTCTTTACGGTGATCCCTCCGTGGTGATACTGGATGAACCCAACTCCAACCTGGACGACGCCGGCGAAGCCGCCCTGGTGCGGGCCGTGCTGGATCTCAAGCAGCGGGGCAAGACGGTCATCCTGATCACCCATCGCACCAGTGTCCTGGCGGTGGTGGATAAATTGCTGCTGATGCGGGAGGGTACGCCCCAGCTCTACGGGCCACGAGACGAGGTGTTGAGAGCCTTGCAGCAGGCTCAACAACAGGCGCAGCAGCAGGTCCAGCAATCCAACCCCACACCGGCCACGATCTGA
- a CDS encoding HlyD family efflux transporter periplasmic adaptor subunit yields the protein MTLQLKNTSAPVLIEGSSSRPEPTPPAGPDADPSKPARLGLLILLIGFGGFMLWALLAPLDSGVPAGGVVSIESQRKTVQHLTGGIVEKILVREGDEVKAGQTLVVLNSTQARANLGIVRAQYLAARAVENRLMAEYLNRGAIQFDKDLLAARKEPQVAEILDIQAALFATRRASQRKESAVLKESAAALEPQLQGMRELAREGYVPRNKMLDTERAHAEIRLRILQQEQEYRKQVETQLGEAQKEASAQHDRLLATMEELTRSEIKAPLDGYVVGLSVHTVGGIVAPGGHILDVVPKGEALTVEAQVATHLIDHVKVGIEADLRFSAFNQKTTPVIMGKVVTVSADRLTDPATRMPYYLVRISVPPKEMEKLGKNSHVVPGMPVEVIVKGESRTLMNYLLKPLTDRFASSLKEL from the coding sequence ATGACACTGCAACTGAAAAACACCTCGGCCCCCGTCCTGATCGAAGGCTCCAGCTCCCGGCCTGAGCCGACCCCGCCGGCCGGTCCCGATGCCGACCCCTCCAAGCCGGCCCGACTGGGCCTCTTGATCCTGCTGATCGGCTTCGGCGGCTTCATGCTCTGGGCCTTGCTGGCACCCCTGGATTCGGGCGTGCCCGCAGGGGGCGTGGTGTCGATCGAGTCTCAGCGCAAGACCGTGCAGCACCTCACCGGCGGTATCGTGGAAAAAATCCTGGTGCGGGAGGGTGACGAGGTCAAGGCCGGCCAGACCCTGGTGGTGCTCAATTCCACCCAGGCCCGAGCCAACCTGGGCATCGTGCGGGCCCAGTACCTGGCCGCCCGGGCCGTGGAGAACCGGCTGATGGCCGAATACCTGAATCGGGGCGCCATCCAGTTCGACAAGGACCTGCTGGCAGCCAGGAAAGAACCGCAGGTCGCTGAGATTCTGGACATTCAGGCCGCCCTGTTCGCCACCCGTCGCGCCAGCCAACGCAAGGAATCCGCCGTGCTGAAGGAAAGCGCCGCCGCCCTGGAGCCCCAGTTGCAGGGCATGCGGGAACTGGCTAGAGAGGGCTATGTGCCCCGCAACAAGATGCTGGACACCGAGCGAGCCCACGCCGAGATCCGGTTGCGCATCCTCCAGCAGGAGCAGGAATACCGCAAACAGGTGGAAACCCAGTTGGGTGAAGCCCAGAAGGAAGCCTCGGCCCAGCATGACCGTCTGCTGGCCACCATGGAGGAATTGACCCGCAGTGAGATCAAGGCGCCTCTGGACGGCTACGTGGTGGGGCTTTCCGTTCATACCGTGGGCGGCATCGTCGCGCCCGGCGGCCACATTCTGGACGTGGTGCCCAAGGGTGAAGCCCTGACCGTGGAGGCCCAGGTGGCCACCCATCTGATCGACCACGTCAAGGTGGGCATCGAGGCCGACCTGCGTTTCTCGGCCTTCAACCAAAAAACCACCCCGGTGATCATGGGCAAAGTGGTCACCGTCTCCGCCGATCGCCTCACCGATCCGGCCACCCGCATGCCCTATTACCTGGTGCGCATTTCCGTGCCCCCGAAGGAAATGGAAAAACTGGGCAAGAACAGCCATGTGGTGCCCGGTATGCCGGTGGAAGTCATCGTCAAGGGTGAGAGCCGCACCCTGATGAACTACCTGCTCAAGCCCCTGACAGATCGCTTCGCCAGCTCCCTCAAGGAACTCTGA
- a CDS encoding TolC family outer membrane protein, whose amino-acid sequence MMSQRRSTLRSSALLGSLLCALGSAPALAGVSLRDIYQQAISGDADFAAAAADRDAGQEEANKGRAGLLPTVSLSGTQTHNSTDQRSMTILGMRGNNYDYTSSSYGISLRQPLYRPYNWAGYLQGQSRASHAEAVYESARQDLIVRTVAAYLDVLLAQDNLDLAQAQHQAYVEQLTQAERLFVGGEGTVTDINDAKSRRDSAIAQELEATNSLEVARRALERITGQEPQALATLAADKPVPQSPEPNDLSQWVAWARSANPAVLALRHGLESARQDVAKAGSEHKPTLDLIASRSKSDSENNVSINTRYDTRAVGVQLNVPLFAGGYVSANVRQAEAGQRKVEQQLESATRKAVLDARQYFLGVNTGVAQINAYRQSVASAESALQSTRKGFQAGVRTSVDILNAQQQLFAAKRDLARSRYGYIMNWLKLKAAVGSLGEADIAHLNGWLAVR is encoded by the coding sequence ATGATGTCCCAGCGACGCAGTACCCTGCGCAGCAGCGCCCTCCTGGGCAGTCTGCTGTGCGCCCTGGGGTCGGCTCCGGCCTTGGCCGGGGTATCCCTGAGGGATATCTATCAGCAAGCGATCAGTGGCGATGCGGACTTCGCCGCCGCCGCCGCCGACCGGGACGCCGGCCAGGAGGAGGCCAACAAGGGCCGTGCCGGCCTTCTGCCCACCGTCAGCCTGAGCGGCACTCAGACCCACAACAGCACCGATCAGCGCAGCATGACCATTCTGGGCATGCGCGGCAACAACTACGATTACACCTCCAGCAGCTACGGCATCAGCCTGCGTCAACCCCTCTATCGGCCCTACAACTGGGCCGGTTATCTTCAGGGCCAGTCCCGGGCCAGTCACGCCGAAGCCGTGTATGAGTCGGCCCGGCAGGATTTGATCGTACGTACCGTCGCCGCCTACCTGGACGTGCTGCTGGCCCAGGATAATCTGGACCTGGCCCAGGCCCAGCACCAGGCCTATGTCGAGCAACTGACCCAGGCCGAACGTCTGTTTGTCGGGGGCGAGGGCACGGTGACCGACATCAACGATGCCAAGTCCCGTCGCGATAGCGCCATTGCCCAGGAACTGGAAGCAACCAACAGTCTGGAGGTGGCGCGTCGCGCCCTGGAGCGCATTACCGGCCAGGAACCCCAGGCTCTCGCCACCCTGGCGGCGGATAAGCCAGTGCCCCAGAGCCCCGAACCCAACGACCTCAGCCAGTGGGTGGCCTGGGCGCGCAGCGCCAATCCCGCCGTACTGGCCCTGCGCCACGGGCTGGAGTCCGCCCGTCAGGACGTGGCCAAGGCCGGCTCGGAGCACAAACCGACCCTGGATCTGATCGCCAGCCGTTCCAAGAGCGACAGCGAGAACAACGTCTCCATCAACACCCGCTATGACACCCGGGCCGTCGGGGTGCAACTCAATGTGCCCCTCTTTGCGGGCGGTTACGTCAGTGCCAACGTGCGCCAGGCCGAGGCCGGGCAGCGCAAGGTGGAACAGCAACTGGAATCGGCCACCCGCAAGGCGGTGTTGGATGCCCGACAGTACTTCCTCGGCGTCAATACCGGCGTTGCCCAGATCAACGCCTATCGCCAGTCGGTGGCCTCCGCCGAATCCGCCCTGCAATCCACCCGCAAGGGCTTCCAGGCCGGGGTGCGCACCAGCGTGGACATCCTGAATGCCCAGCAGCAACTGTTCGCCGCCAAGCGCGATCTGGCCCGCAGCCGCTATGGCTACATCATGAACTGGCTGAAGCTCAAGGCGGCGGTGGGTAGCCTGGGCGAGGCGGACATCGCCCACCTGAACGGCTGGCTGGCGGTGCGATGA
- a CDS encoding mannose-1-phosphate guanylyltransferase/mannose-6-phosphate isomerase, translating into MNPLIPIVLSGGAGTRLWPVSREGHPKPFMKLPDGQSLLAKTYLRAMGGDHVADVLTITNRDYYFSSKDEFNRVVEQSSCNVKGSFLLEPFGRNTAPAIALGALWARELHGPGATLLVLPSDHLIQDARAFHANVREAVVAAGEGQLVTFGIPAASPETGFGYIEGGETLGTGLARGIRRFTEKPSLAKAQEFVASGNYFWNSGMFCFTADTLLEELAAHAPQMHQALMACWENTWQASDDKWRVLEIDAQTFGDVPDLSIDYAVMEHSSRGVVVPAAFDWSDIGSWNALGALLPEDEQGNRTQGDTVLIKASNNLIQSEDRLVAVLGVDHLVIVDTPDALLVAHKDHVQDVRQVVTELRTMGHDCYRTHRTVSRPWGTYTVLEEGSRFKIKRLEVRPGAALSLQMHHYRSEHWIVVSGVAKVINGEREIDINTNESTYIPAGHKHRLLNPGVVDLVLIEVQSGDYLGEDDIVRFDDHYGRV; encoded by the coding sequence ATGAATCCTCTGATACCCATCGTATTGTCCGGTGGCGCGGGAACCCGCCTGTGGCCGGTCTCCAGGGAAGGCCATCCCAAACCCTTCATGAAGTTGCCGGACGGCCAGAGCCTGCTGGCGAAAACCTATCTGCGGGCGATGGGTGGGGACCATGTGGCCGATGTCCTGACCATCACCAATCGCGACTACTATTTCAGCAGCAAGGATGAATTCAACCGTGTGGTGGAACAGTCCAGTTGCAATGTCAAGGGGAGCTTCCTGCTGGAGCCTTTCGGTCGTAACACGGCACCGGCCATTGCTTTGGGAGCCCTCTGGGCAAGGGAACTCCATGGCCCCGGCGCCACCCTGCTGGTCCTGCCCTCCGACCACCTGATCCAGGATGCCCGGGCGTTCCATGCGAACGTGCGTGAGGCGGTGGTCGCCGCCGGCGAGGGCCAGCTCGTCACTTTTGGAATTCCGGCGGCATCTCCCGAGACCGGCTTCGGATATATCGAAGGCGGGGAAACCCTGGGGACCGGCCTGGCGCGGGGTATCCGTCGCTTTACTGAAAAACCGAGCCTCGCCAAAGCCCAGGAATTCGTCGCCAGCGGAAATTATTTCTGGAATTCCGGAATGTTCTGCTTCACGGCGGACACCCTGCTGGAGGAGTTGGCCGCCCATGCACCCCAGATGCATCAAGCCCTCATGGCCTGCTGGGAAAACACCTGGCAGGCATCGGACGACAAATGGCGGGTACTGGAAATCGATGCCCAGACCTTCGGCGATGTTCCCGACCTGTCGATCGATTATGCGGTCATGGAGCATTCCAGCCGGGGTGTGGTGGTGCCTGCCGCCTTCGACTGGAGCGACATCGGCTCCTGGAATGCCCTGGGTGCCTTGTTGCCGGAGGATGAACAGGGCAACCGGACCCAGGGCGACACGGTACTGATCAAGGCCAGCAACAACCTGATCCAGAGCGAGGATCGTCTGGTCGCCGTCCTGGGGGTGGATCACCTGGTCATCGTGGATACCCCCGACGCCCTGCTTGTTGCCCACAAGGACCATGTCCAGGATGTGCGCCAGGTGGTCACCGAATTGCGGACGATGGGCCACGACTGCTATCGCACCCATCGCACCGTGTCCCGTCCCTGGGGCACCTATACCGTCCTGGAGGAGGGCAGTCGTTTCAAGATCAAGCGCCTGGAGGTGCGTCCCGGCGCTGCGCTGTCCCTGCAGATGCATCATTACCGCAGCGAGCACTGGATCGTGGTCAGCGGTGTGGCCAAGGTGATCAACGGTGAACGGGAAATCGACATCAACACCAACGAATCCACCTACATCCCGGCGGGCCACAAGCACCGTCTGCTCAATCCCGGCGTCGTCGATCTGGTGCTAATCGAGGTCCAAAGCGGTGACTACCTGGGCGAAGATGACATCGTGCGTTTCGATGACCACTACGGCCGGGTCTGA
- a CDS encoding glycosyltransferase family 4 protein — MTTTAGSDPGKMPDGMDIALGASILNRGLQSGYLDGIGTYTLHLLEGLRVRRQQVVPYVFSNDADAGLAPGMCAFPGRFGLDLLGAAIIGRPFPDDGLTGRIFHATDHRIPRLRGRPVVATLMDPVPLMRSDWVTPGFRRTKNWFFQRSTQWADRVIAISESAAEDLVEYFRINPNRITVIPLGVDGNFSASLAESVRQTALARHGLSGSFFLFIGTLQPRKNLERIIDAHQSLPLPVRNSFPLVIAGRHGWGGEALVARLRQLEAKGTVRWLNYVTNEEKLALLKSAHALVFPSLYEGFGLPVLEAFASGLPVITSNTTALPEVAGDAALLVDPRSTDEIAEAMLKLVEDQALHGSLVVRGLQRAQQFSWDRCVDATLDVYRQMLPT; from the coding sequence ATGACCACTACGGCCGGGTCTGATCCCGGCAAAATGCCTGACGGGATGGACATTGCGCTCGGGGCCTCGATACTCAACCGGGGCCTGCAAAGCGGTTATCTGGATGGCATCGGTACCTATACCCTGCATTTGTTGGAGGGCCTGAGGGTTCGCCGGCAACAGGTAGTCCCCTATGTGTTCTCCAATGATGCCGATGCCGGTCTTGCACCCGGCATGTGCGCCTTTCCCGGCCGATTTGGTCTCGATCTGCTGGGCGCCGCCATCATCGGTCGCCCTTTTCCAGACGACGGCCTGACGGGCAGAATATTCCACGCCACCGATCATCGCATTCCCCGCCTTCGGGGCCGGCCGGTAGTGGCGACCCTGATGGACCCGGTTCCTCTGATGCGCAGCGACTGGGTCACGCCGGGCTTTCGCCGCACAAAGAACTGGTTTTTTCAGCGTTCGACGCAATGGGCAGATCGAGTGATTGCCATCTCTGAGAGTGCTGCAGAAGACCTTGTGGAGTACTTCCGGATAAATCCAAATCGCATCACTGTGATTCCACTGGGGGTGGATGGAAATTTTTCCGCATCGCTGGCCGAGTCAGTCAGGCAGACGGCTCTGGCCCGTCACGGATTATCGGGAAGTTTCTTCCTGTTCATCGGAACTTTGCAGCCGAGGAAGAATCTCGAGCGCATCATCGATGCCCATCAGTCCTTACCGTTGCCGGTGCGCAATTCCTTTCCTTTGGTGATTGCAGGCCGTCACGGTTGGGGGGGCGAGGCTCTGGTTGCGCGTCTCCGACAACTGGAGGCCAAAGGCACGGTTCGCTGGCTGAATTACGTAACCAACGAAGAAAAGCTTGCTCTGCTGAAATCGGCCCACGCACTGGTTTTCCCCTCTCTCTACGAGGGGTTCGGCTTGCCCGTATTGGAAGCCTTTGCGTCAGGCTTGCCAGTGATCACATCCAACACCACGGCTCTGCCTGAAGTAGCGGGTGACGCCGCCTTGTTGGTGGACCCCCGCTCAACGGATGAAATTGCCGAGGCAATGCTGAAGCTGGTGGAAGACCAAGCTTTGCATGGATCACTTGTGGTACGGGGACTCCAACGGGCACAGCAGTTTTCCTGGGATCGCTGTGTCGATGCCACACTGGACGTCTACCGTCAGATGTTGCCCACATGA